A single window of Chloroflexota bacterium DNA harbors:
- a CDS encoding IS110 family transposase: MLDEKQVPVAVCGYEEFERWSRSLGQIQAFGIEGSGSYGAGLTRFLTGSNYTVVEVNRQDRSVRHRKGKSAPTDAEVAARSVLAGVADATPKSGEGEVEMIRMLKSAKNSAVVARTQAVNQMKVLVVTVPAGLRERLDGPGTSALVKRCGSFRTDNSTRRSRA; this comes from the coding sequence CTGCTTGACGAGAAGCAGGTGCCCGTCGCCGTATGCGGGTACGAGGAGTTTGAGCGGTGGTCCCGCAGCTTGGGACAGATTCAGGCGTTCGGCATAGAAGGCTCCGGTTCCTACGGTGCAGGACTCACGCGCTTCCTGACCGGCAGTAACTATACGGTCGTCGAGGTCAACAGGCAGGACCGTTCTGTCCGCCATCGCAAGGGGAAGAGTGCCCCCACTGATGCGGAGGTTGCAGCGCGCTCAGTGCTTGCCGGTGTCGCCGACGCGACTCCCAAGTCTGGCGAGGGCGAAGTCGAGATGATCCGTATGCTCAAGAGCGCCAAGAACTCAGCTGTAGTGGCCCGTACCCAGGCCGTCAACCAGATGAAAGTCCTCGTTGTCACAGTTCCTGCTGGGCTTCGGGAGAGGCTTGATGGTCCGGGCACCAGCGCTCTTGTCAAGCGATGCGGAAGCTTCCGCACCGACAACTCAACAAGGAGATCCAGGGCCTAA